The Cryptococcus gattii WM276 chromosome F, complete sequence genome segment GCGATGAGCTACATATAAAATCAGCATTCAATTCGACCTTCGCTAATCGCCAACAAAGGAGACTAGGCGGTGAACGAAACCAGATGTAATACAGCCACTGTAAAAGAGGTCGTAGAAAAACGAATTTCACATCCCAGTCTCCATATGAGGTAATGTTATCACACATACCTCGTTGATGTCCTTGCCCTCGAGCTCGGAGATGAGCTTGGAGAGCCTGTCCTCCTCAGCCTCAACACCAACGGTCTCGAGGAGAGCCTTGATGTCGGCAGCAGAGGGAGAGGCGTTGCCACCCTgttggaggaggaggtaAGCGGCGATGAGCTTCATCTAAAGTAATTGCTTGTCAGCTAATTTCTCCAGAAATTTCCTTCCAATATAtccttccattcttcttgTGAACCCATCGAGCTGCGCCTGCGTTGTCGTTATAGGAGGAATGTACGATACTTACTGTATCTGTATGTGCTTTTGTTGTCACGCAAACCGATTTAAGCTGCTGGAGCGGGCGTTGCGTTTATTGTAAGAAACCAAAAGAAGACTCGCTGACCCAAAGTCTTCGAAAGTTGCCAGCCGGCAGCGAGACCTGGCGGGCAATGCCGAAAGGGTATTACCGATAGTGGCGGATTTCCGGTCAACTCAATTTAAATTGAAATCCCAGTTAGTGTCTTAACGCCGACCAGTGCGGC includes the following:
- a CDS encoding Ribosomal protein P2, putative (Similar to TIGR gene model, INSD accession AAW44232.1), which translates into the protein MKLIAAYLLLQQGGNASPSAADIKALLETVGVEAEEDRLSKLISELEGKDINELIAEGSSKLASVPSGGAAPAAAAGGAAAGGAAEAAPAEEKKEEAKEESDDDMGFGLFD